In the genome of Lactobacillus intestinalis, the window TCTTAACTTTGCCAGCGTTACCGGTCGATTGCTTAGAAGATGGAGTTTTTTCTTCTGAACTAGAGCTGGAAGAAGCAGAGCTAGCAGTCTTTGAGCTAGATTGGGAAGCAGAAGAATGTTCCTCACTTGACGTTGACCCTGATTCAGCAGACCTTGAGTCTAGACTCTTGCTTGAACTAGATTCAGAGCTTTGAGAATTGGAAGTAGATTGAGCAGTTTTTTTCTTATTTTTACTATTATATGTGGCTTTTTGAGGAGTGGATTCCGAATTCTGGGAAAATTGCTTGGTGTAGAATAATCCGCCCGCTCCTAAAATTACCAAAATACTAGCAATGATAATGGTGGCCCGTTTCATTATAGCGGCCTCCTTTTTTGTTTTTACCTTATTATAACAGATTCGAAATTCAACCAATTTTAGAAAAATAAAATTCTTGGTTACAGATTACAGCCTTCAGACGTTATTAGTGGTGTAAGATATCTCGCGCGTGATTCTTATGAAAATTCATCTATATTCCAAAAAAATGAAGGACGGAAAAACAACATGAACATGGAACTAATTGAACAATTAGTGCAATACACTTTCAACAATGAAAAATACACCGACGGATTTAAGAAGCGCATTTTGAAAAATGTGAGAAAAGATGCGACTGCGGAAGGAATTAGTAAGGTGGGGGATGCAATCTCTGGCTTACAAGGTGATAAGTTGGGCGCCGCAGTCTTAATTCAAAAGCATGGCGTGGCGCTTGTGAGCGATAGCGCAAATTAATTATCTATTTAATGAAAATAAAGAACTAAAGCAAATTTAAGGAGAATCATCATGGCAGAAACTACTAAAACTTTGAAGTTAACATTTTTAAATAGTAAAAACAAAAAGACTAACTTGTCTGTGGCTAATCCATTAGAAAACTTGGATGAACAAGCAGTACGTAAGGCAATGGATGTGATTAGCGGGGCAAATATCTTCGAAAAGGAAGAAGTGGATATGTATAAGACTCCTCAGTCTGCTCAATATGTTGAACGTGTGGTTACTGATGTGTTTAACGATGCTGAGGACAAGCAAGATTAGTATTGAGTTATTGTTGCAGATCATAGAATTAATAAAAGTTCTCAAAGTCAGATTAAGAATGCGTAAATGAAGAACTCGAAATGTTACTAAATGAGCAAATTTTGTTAATATTTTGTAAAATTTTTAAAATCTGTAATAAAAGAATTTAAGATTTTTAAGGCGAGGGGAGACCCTCGCTTTTTACTGATATATCTGCCTTTGCGCCTAATTATGAAAATTTAGATCGTTATTTTTAGGCCCAAAGTATTATTACAAATGTGTTTTGAGGGGTATTTGCGCTTGCGTTTTTGCTTTCAGGTTAGTACAATATGAAGCGTGGTAAGTAATAGGACGGCTTGTAGGCAGGTGGTCTGTACGCATGCTGACCCTTCAGCATGTTCAACTACCTCAGGAGAGTTATAAACTCCTGCCTCATGCTCGAATGGTTTTGTACATTATAGACCCTTTTTTTACTTGCTGAAGCCTTCTGCTCCTATTGCTAGTTTTTTGTTTTTCAAGGAGGATTTGACCACATGAAGAAAAATTTAAGAATCGTTAGCGCTGCTGCTGCTGCCCTCTTGGCTGTCGCTCCTATCGCTGCTTCTTCC includes:
- a CDS encoding DUF2922 domain-containing protein, with amino-acid sequence MAETTKTLKLTFLNSKNKKTNLSVANPLENLDEQAVRKAMDVISGANIFEKEEVDMYKTPQSAQYVERVVTDVFNDAEDKQD